The Cohnella abietis genome has a segment encoding these proteins:
- a CDS encoding YheC/YheD family endospore coat-associated protein: MIPKSLFNNHSSMEAATEKPVVAILTIEDDIQLFRGNRSNFADLINTGQVMGIVTYVLTVKNLKLHAPRVLGFTYSKDDETWVKSWFPRPNIIYNRIPQREDERLPRVKKKLASLTKQPGIRFFNRRFFNKWSLFQWLNENKATKSYIPETKRLTDPIVLAKLLRKHRMLYLKPVRGKAGVGIMTVMVQPEKTLPYRLQIQEERGSRTYRCGTMKRLWDRVLKQSAVLGEPYIAQQGITLAAVNDRPFDLRALIQKNGSGQWELSGIGARVAGDSSITTHVPRGGYIDEPEKLLTSIFGQEKTGKVLGKVRNTTLILAKQIERSARYRLCEMSMDLGVDTAGHVWFFEANSKPMKFDEPHIRNKSLERIFQYSLYLHRLNTVAQGGVTS; encoded by the coding sequence ATGATTCCTAAATCTCTCTTTAATAACCACAGCTCAATGGAGGCGGCGACCGAGAAACCGGTCGTCGCGATTCTTACCATAGAGGATGACATCCAGTTATTTCGCGGCAACAGAAGTAATTTTGCGGATCTCATTAATACAGGCCAAGTGATGGGCATTGTCACTTATGTTTTAACAGTGAAAAATCTGAAGCTCCATGCACCACGAGTTCTTGGGTTTACGTATAGCAAAGATGATGAAACCTGGGTCAAATCCTGGTTCCCACGTCCTAACATCATCTATAATCGAATCCCCCAAAGGGAAGACGAGCGGTTGCCCCGAGTGAAAAAGAAGCTGGCTTCTTTAACGAAGCAACCAGGAATCCGTTTTTTCAACCGCCGATTTTTCAACAAGTGGTCATTGTTTCAATGGCTTAATGAGAATAAAGCTACCAAATCCTATATTCCCGAAACAAAAAGGTTAACCGATCCGATCGTCCTTGCCAAGTTGCTGAGAAAGCACCGAATGCTCTATTTGAAGCCCGTGAGAGGCAAAGCAGGTGTTGGTATCATGACGGTAATGGTGCAGCCGGAAAAGACGCTCCCTTACCGTCTACAGATTCAAGAGGAACGAGGAAGTCGAACCTATCGCTGCGGAACGATGAAGAGATTGTGGGATCGCGTGCTTAAGCAGTCTGCGGTCCTTGGAGAACCCTATATCGCGCAGCAAGGCATCACTCTAGCTGCCGTAAATGATCGACCTTTTGATCTGAGGGCGTTAATACAAAAAAACGGATCTGGTCAGTGGGAATTATCAGGAATTGGGGCACGTGTTGCTGGAGATTCCAGTATAACAACCCATGTCCCCCGCGGTGGCTATATCGATGAACCAGAGAAGCTACTCACATCAATATTTGGACAGGAAAAAACGGGTAAGGTACTCGGTAAGGTTCGAAATACGACCCTTATACTTGCAAAGCAAATCGAACGTTCGGCGCGCTACCGACTATGCGAGATGTCTATGGATCTCGGAGTGGATACGGCGGGACACGTATGGTTTTTCGAGGCTAATTCCAAGCCCATGAAATTCGACGAGCCACATATTCGTAACAAATCGCTCGAACGAATTTTTCAATATAGCCTTTATTTGCACCGGTTGAATACAGTAGCCCAAGGAGGCGTTACCTCGTGA
- a CDS encoding YheC/YheD family endospore coat-associated protein, whose protein sequence is MSLTICNVHFTQQPERIVWFSSPLAKLLKLGGRKSVNVKLGKDIVPASVRTIKRKGHHVYMSAGLRRSVRVPKSGNVYLSNDEGEDIQLGPLIGVLTDSPTRSSSAPFGERSGFVKQLLNLGQKKAYFFAFTPRDINWQQETIHGYFLDGGGGWTRRVVPLPDVVYNRLPSRRAETGTAMTTLRERFVRKKIPFFNWSFFNKSDVYSMLDKDLEALQHLPESINNPSPEKIKELLEKHQFLYYKPTAGSLGIGIYRLTYHPRKGYFVRYRRNGGNVLLRFSNFNSLMKMLRTRHGGNLSSYVVQQGIRLVEIDSCPIDFRFHMHKDGNNNWVVAGIGAKKAGRGSVTTHIKNGGSLMTPEQALSRTFGTKSEEVLKEAKAVAIKLSEAIERNYSHTLGELGLDIGIDRDSAVWMFEANAKPGRSIFKHPALKEQGKASLEYILDHCLYLSKFRRRDES, encoded by the coding sequence ATGAGTTTGACCATCTGTAACGTCCATTTCACACAGCAGCCGGAACGTATTGTATGGTTTTCCAGCCCGCTTGCGAAGCTGCTCAAGCTAGGCGGACGCAAATCGGTTAATGTCAAGCTCGGCAAAGACATCGTACCCGCTTCGGTGCGGACCATTAAACGTAAAGGTCATCATGTCTACATGTCCGCAGGTCTTCGGCGTTCCGTAAGAGTTCCTAAATCCGGCAACGTGTATTTATCCAATGACGAGGGTGAAGATATTCAGCTTGGACCGTTAATCGGTGTATTGACCGACAGCCCTACCCGCTCCTCTTCAGCTCCGTTCGGAGAGAGAAGCGGATTCGTCAAGCAGCTCCTTAATCTTGGTCAGAAAAAAGCATATTTCTTCGCCTTTACACCTAGAGATATCAATTGGCAGCAAGAAACGATACATGGCTATTTTCTTGACGGCGGTGGAGGCTGGACTCGAAGAGTTGTTCCTCTTCCAGACGTCGTATACAACCGGCTCCCAAGTCGACGTGCCGAAACGGGCACCGCCATGACAACATTACGAGAAAGATTTGTTCGTAAGAAGATTCCCTTTTTTAATTGGAGCTTCTTCAATAAATCTGACGTTTACAGCATGCTAGACAAGGATTTAGAAGCTCTTCAGCATTTGCCAGAATCAATTAACAATCCTTCACCCGAAAAAATCAAAGAGCTTCTGGAAAAGCATCAATTCCTGTATTACAAACCTACTGCCGGTAGTCTTGGCATTGGAATTTATCGACTCACGTATCACCCACGTAAAGGATATTTTGTCCGATATCGCCGCAACGGCGGTAATGTGCTGCTGCGATTTAGTAACTTCAATAGTTTGATGAAAATGCTTAGAACCAGACATGGCGGTAATTTGAGCAGCTACGTCGTCCAACAGGGTATTCGTTTGGTGGAAATCGATAGTTGCCCGATTGATTTCAGGTTTCACATGCACAAGGACGGTAACAACAACTGGGTCGTTGCCGGAATCGGCGCCAAAAAAGCAGGACGTGGCAGTGTAACAACCCATATTAAGAATGGTGGCTCCCTCATGACGCCGGAGCAAGCACTGAGCCGTACTTTTGGAACCAAGTCCGAGGAAGTGCTTAAGGAAGCCAAAGCCGTGGCCATCAAGCTATCGGAAGCGATAGAAAGAAATTATTCCCACACCTTAGGTGAGCTTGGACTTGATATCGGGATTGACCGGGATAGCGCAGTATGGATGTTCGAAGCAAATGCAAAGCCTGGGAGATCCATCTTCAAGCATCCTGCCTTGAAGGAGCAAGGGAAAGCCTCACTAGAATATATTCTGGATCATTGCTTGTACTTGAGTAAATTTCGCAGGAGGGATGAATCTTGA
- a CDS encoding YheC/YheD family endospore coat-associated protein yields the protein MPAIYPDSRLPIHSRPSAALGVLVCEHNGNPPFAESSFIRRLNLIGAAEGLTLFAFSPWTWDAHTDSVKGWVWNERKQLWVSSKYKLPTVVYDRSWPETEKEKQRYQLALQRIRAVKRITFLNNQLPNKEKVHQLLLQERALRPILPPTMLYKGPESLVSWLRKQENSAFLKPVAGSQGRRVIAIVRSQDGMLTLSGRHSDNRPFTLNRVNEAEALQRLDGWIGKRRYIMQPLLELKGLDDEPFDLRALMQKNNKGRWTLTGIAARVGAPGTVTSNLHGGGIAASAKEALTTVVGEQRGSELLQEINKMCFLIVTRLEQSLGRFAEIGLDYGVERSGKLWFLEANSKPGRAAMGSAGKEAAHKAAEQPLSYARSILLRPPGRVIHEFDHL from the coding sequence ATGCCCGCTATATATCCGGATTCTAGACTTCCCATTCATAGCCGTCCTTCTGCTGCTCTGGGTGTTCTCGTATGTGAGCATAACGGAAATCCACCCTTTGCAGAAAGCTCATTTATTAGACGTCTTAACTTAATCGGAGCAGCGGAAGGCCTTACGTTGTTCGCCTTCTCTCCATGGACTTGGGATGCACACACCGACTCCGTTAAAGGCTGGGTTTGGAACGAGCGGAAGCAGCTGTGGGTATCTTCCAAATATAAGCTTCCAACAGTCGTGTATGATCGCTCCTGGCCTGAAACCGAAAAGGAAAAGCAGCGTTACCAGCTTGCCTTGCAACGTATTCGAGCCGTTAAACGAATCACTTTTCTAAACAATCAATTGCCTAACAAAGAGAAAGTGCACCAGCTCTTATTACAGGAGCGGGCATTGAGACCCATTCTTCCGCCCACAATGCTCTATAAAGGGCCAGAATCCCTTGTTTCATGGCTTAGAAAACAAGAAAATTCCGCGTTTCTGAAGCCGGTAGCAGGCAGCCAGGGTAGGCGGGTTATCGCGATAGTCCGCTCACAGGACGGAATGCTTACCTTATCCGGTAGACATAGTGATAACCGTCCCTTTACCTTAAACCGAGTTAACGAAGCGGAAGCTTTGCAACGCCTTGACGGTTGGATTGGGAAACGAAGGTATATCATGCAGCCCTTACTAGAGCTTAAGGGACTTGATGATGAACCGTTCGACCTACGTGCGCTAATGCAGAAAAATAATAAAGGTCGTTGGACGTTAACCGGCATCGCAGCCCGCGTAGGCGCTCCCGGTACGGTAACATCCAACCTGCACGGAGGCGGAATTGCCGCATCTGCTAAGGAAGCATTAACTACTGTCGTCGGAGAACAACGTGGAAGCGAACTGCTCCAGGAAATAAACAAAATGTGTTTCCTGATCGTCACTCGGTTGGAACAATCATTGGGACGATTTGCCGAAATTGGATTGGACTACGGGGTTGAGCGTAGCGGTAAGTTATGGTTTCTGGAGGCCAACTCCAAGCCCGGGCGTGCCGCCATGGGCTCAGCCGGCAAAGAGGCAGCTCACAAAGCCGCAGAGCAACCGTTGTCCTACGCCAGATCTATCCTGCTTAGACCACCTGGGAGGGTAATTCATGAGTTTGACCATCTGTAA
- a CDS encoding YheC/YheD family endospore coat-associated protein encodes MSTPKIDVQVISSGILSDDVLMLGESLMKQWKIPAQQHLALQFGSFRHSVTIVPVPKYDGLRISQTLARRMGIFSGTPLRIQYQATTRTLALGPLIGVLISRDNPEQSDKPFGDITMFCRELTDACRSQGAYVYFFTPNAIGSTLSSVEGWVYTKGWHRMMLPAPDVVNNRLTSRKLENRPVVQQFMKEIKTRYGAHVFNEKFLDKSEVFNALKKDASLQKYLPESHSLQSYTMLKNMCSRYSSVFLKPVRGSLGKGIIRLSRIGPDNWQALYATVSGTKRQSFTSLVKLFSTISGKMKSVRYLIQQGLTLIEIGGRPVDFRALTQKNASGKWAITSIVSRTAGTHHFVSNLARGGTLSTVRDSVAKSNLPIQFRGDASSRLSKAALDIAIGIDTYIPAHFGELGIDLALDTSGRVWLLEVNSKPSKNDNTPLKEGKIRPSVRMIIQYARYISGF; translated from the coding sequence ATGTCCACCCCGAAAATCGACGTCCAGGTCATCAGCTCAGGCATATTGTCCGATGACGTCCTAATGTTGGGTGAATCCCTGATGAAACAGTGGAAAATACCTGCCCAACAGCATCTTGCCTTACAATTCGGATCGTTCCGCCACTCTGTCACAATCGTCCCTGTTCCCAAGTATGACGGGCTGCGGATTAGCCAAACGCTTGCTCGTAGAATGGGTATCTTTTCCGGAACACCGCTCCGTATCCAGTATCAAGCAACAACCAGAACTCTAGCCCTCGGTCCGCTGATCGGTGTCCTCATTAGCCGGGATAATCCAGAGCAATCGGATAAACCGTTTGGGGATATTACGATGTTCTGTCGTGAGTTAACCGATGCCTGCCGAAGCCAGGGAGCCTATGTGTATTTTTTCACTCCGAATGCAATTGGATCCACTCTTTCCTCCGTGGAAGGCTGGGTTTACACGAAGGGTTGGCACAGAATGATGCTCCCAGCGCCCGATGTTGTTAACAATCGCTTAACTTCCCGTAAGCTGGAAAACCGTCCTGTCGTTCAACAATTTATGAAGGAAATTAAAACCCGTTATGGCGCACATGTATTCAATGAGAAATTTCTCGACAAATCTGAAGTATTTAATGCGCTCAAGAAAGATGCTTCCTTGCAGAAATATTTGCCCGAATCTCACTCCCTTCAGAGCTATACGATGCTAAAGAATATGTGCTCTAGATACAGCTCCGTATTTCTGAAGCCAGTAAGAGGCAGCTTGGGCAAGGGAATCATTCGTCTATCTCGCATTGGACCGGATAATTGGCAAGCCTTGTATGCCACTGTTAGTGGAACGAAGAGACAGTCATTCACAAGTCTCGTTAAACTGTTCTCTACCATTTCCGGGAAAATGAAATCCGTTCGTTACCTGATCCAGCAAGGTCTAACTTTGATTGAGATTGGCGGGAGACCTGTCGATTTCCGAGCATTAACACAAAAAAATGCGAGTGGAAAATGGGCAATTACCTCTATCGTCAGCCGTACGGCGGGAACCCACCATTTCGTATCCAATCTCGCAAGAGGTGGTACACTTTCCACCGTTAGAGATTCAGTAGCCAAGTCTAATCTTCCCATCCAATTCCGGGGAGATGCTTCCTCACGCCTTTCGAAGGCGGCACTGGACATAGCTATAGGCATTGACACTTATATTCCCGCCCATTTTGGTGAGCTGGGAATCGATCTAGCACTCGATACCTCAGGTCGGGTTTGGTTGCTAGAGGTTAATTCCAAGCCATCTAAGAATGATAATACACCACTTAAAGAAGGGAAAATCCGTCCATCCGTACGGATGATCATACAATATGCCCGCTATATATCCGGATTCTAG
- a CDS encoding class I SAM-dependent methyltransferase, translating into MGDWFTESFGEDYKVVYRHRNWENAMQEVSAMMGWIGLEQGSSVLDVGCGMGRHALALKGLGYNVTGLDLSKVLLEEARENDPEESIVWVNGDMRCLPFEDQSFEATVNLFTSFGYFKELEDNAQVLGEIERVLKPQGRYLIDFLNPSYLIKHLVPVTERVDEPTGLQIIEKRTIDAEFVVKHIEIKPPLDGVGNQAASRHYVERVRLISLEQFQMMLSDSGLILEKVYGSYDGSTYAEESSERLILTGRRTI; encoded by the coding sequence ATGGGTGATTGGTTTACTGAAAGCTTCGGCGAAGATTATAAAGTCGTATACCGTCATCGGAACTGGGAAAATGCGATGCAGGAAGTCAGCGCCATGATGGGATGGATAGGTTTAGAGCAGGGCTCCTCTGTTTTGGATGTTGGCTGCGGTATGGGTCGTCATGCCTTGGCGCTGAAGGGTCTCGGATATAACGTAACAGGATTGGATTTGTCAAAAGTGCTCCTAGAGGAAGCAAGAGAGAATGATCCTGAGGAGTCGATTGTTTGGGTGAATGGTGATATGCGGTGCTTGCCCTTTGAAGATCAGTCATTTGAAGCAACTGTAAATCTGTTTACTTCCTTTGGATATTTCAAGGAGCTTGAGGATAATGCACAGGTTCTGGGTGAAATTGAGCGAGTGTTAAAACCTCAGGGACGTTATTTAATCGATTTTCTGAATCCATCTTATCTTATTAAGCACTTAGTTCCTGTGACTGAGCGAGTAGATGAGCCTACAGGACTACAAATCATAGAGAAACGAACCATTGATGCGGAATTTGTTGTGAAGCATATCGAAATAAAGCCCCCGTTAGATGGGGTGGGCAATCAGGCAGCAAGTCGGCATTATGTAGAGCGCGTGCGTCTCATTAGTCTTGAGCAATTTCAAATGATGCTGTCCGATTCTGGACTGATATTGGAAAAAGTATACGGAAGCTACGATGGAAGTACATATGCGGAGGAAAGCTCCGAACGACTTATTTTAACGGGGAGACGCACGATATGA
- a CDS encoding MBL fold metallo-hydrolase: protein MIANIQSITQLEDGWLQVRVPLPFSLKWVNAYLLPEAEGWTLIDPGLRTEETEAFWGAVLSEQDIGWQDIKAIVLTHHHPDHYGMAGWFQEQTGAKVYLSQAALNSAERLWGENEIFSEQLTQAFLCHGLAQELTEDMREHMRGFRERVSPQPAETVILQPGTIFRMGLVDWEIYSGEGHAPGHLIFYDRASGRLLCGDQVLPDISPNIGWMPGGDPDPLGSFLISLQELLPLEVGMVFPGHRNPFPQYRQRIQELLEHHERRLVKMTELLGEEERSAFELCELMFGTKLRGNTHNLRFALAETIAHLIQLEQRKLIARVELDDESAGGVSESLGEPRLIRYRRIISLA, encoded by the coding sequence ATGATTGCAAATATTCAATCGATTACTCAACTGGAGGATGGCTGGCTCCAAGTTAGGGTTCCACTTCCCTTTTCTCTAAAATGGGTCAATGCCTATTTGTTACCGGAAGCTGAAGGGTGGACACTTATTGATCCAGGACTTCGGACAGAGGAGACAGAAGCGTTCTGGGGAGCTGTATTATCAGAGCAGGATATTGGGTGGCAGGATATTAAAGCCATTGTGCTGACCCATCATCATCCGGATCATTATGGCATGGCTGGTTGGTTTCAAGAGCAAACAGGAGCGAAGGTTTATCTTTCCCAGGCTGCTCTTAATAGTGCGGAAAGGCTCTGGGGGGAGAACGAAATCTTTTCAGAACAATTGACGCAGGCATTTCTCTGCCATGGGCTGGCTCAAGAGCTGACAGAGGATATGAGGGAACATATGCGAGGGTTTCGGGAGCGAGTTTCTCCGCAGCCTGCTGAAACAGTTATTTTGCAACCAGGCACAATTTTCCGAATGGGCTTGGTCGATTGGGAAATCTATAGCGGTGAAGGTCATGCACCTGGTCATCTCATTTTCTATGATCGTGCTAGTGGGAGGCTGCTGTGCGGCGATCAAGTGCTTCCGGATATTTCGCCCAATATTGGCTGGATGCCTGGTGGTGATCCGGACCCCCTTGGTTCATTTCTAATTAGCCTGCAAGAGCTGTTACCGTTAGAGGTGGGAATGGTGTTCCCAGGTCACCGTAATCCATTTCCACAGTATCGGCAGCGAATTCAAGAGCTACTGGAGCATCATGAGCGTCGGCTTGTGAAAATGACGGAGCTTCTCGGTGAAGAGGAGAGGAGTGCGTTTGAGCTGTGTGAGCTGATGTTTGGCACCAAGCTACGGGGTAATACGCATAATTTGCGGTTCGCTCTGGCGGAGACGATTGCGCATCTCATTCAGTTGGAGCAGAGGAAGCTAATAGCTCGGGTTGAGTTAGACGATGAGTCAGCGGGTGGGGTAAGTGAGTCTCTGGGTGAGCCAAGACTAATTAGGTATCGTCGAATTATCAGCTTGGCGTAA
- a CDS encoding IS3 family transposase, with protein sequence MERGNAVVVVLQLVAVASSTYYERRLRKNQLEVVASTPPVRGRPLSTHTLLQNGDKVSNSQVQEWLTELISGEEYIYGYRMLAECLRVQYQALINDKKVYRFCKELGILKPQRRKIVHYPRRLARNHTITASNQLWQLDIKYGYVEGYDQFFYLADMIDVYDRTIVGYHLGSSCSAIHICQTVKAAFKARLSQGEARPIIRTDNGPQFISKAFGALSADENEPFIHERIPPKSPNMNAYIESFHATLERDVLDKTSFETFEAAYQAVRDYIEFYNARRMHGSLGKRSPAAFMNWLKGTKEDLKKFDRVL encoded by the coding sequence ATTGAGCGGGGAAACGCAGTTGTAGTCGTATTACAGTTGGTTGCAGTGGCTTCTTCCACGTACTATGAGCGCCGTCTTAGGAAGAACCAATTGGAAGTCGTTGCCTCGACTCCACCTGTCCGTGGTAGACCTCTGTCCACCCATACCCTGCTGCAAAATGGCGATAAGGTCAGCAATTCACAGGTGCAGGAATGGCTGACGGAACTCATTTCAGGCGAAGAATATATCTACGGCTACCGCATGCTCGCAGAATGCTTACGTGTCCAGTACCAGGCTTTGATTAATGATAAGAAGGTATACCGTTTTTGCAAGGAGCTAGGCATTTTGAAGCCTCAGCGCAGGAAAATTGTTCACTACCCAAGGCGATTAGCCCGCAACCATACAATCACTGCTTCAAATCAGCTGTGGCAGCTCGACATTAAGTATGGGTACGTCGAGGGTTATGATCAGTTCTTCTATTTGGCAGACATGATCGATGTCTACGACCGAACCATTGTCGGTTACCACTTAGGCTCGTCGTGCAGTGCTATCCATATCTGTCAAACAGTGAAAGCTGCATTCAAAGCCCGCTTGTCGCAGGGCGAAGCAAGGCCGATTATCCGGACCGACAACGGCCCCCAGTTTATAAGCAAGGCGTTTGGTGCGCTCAGTGCAGATGAGAATGAGCCCTTTATTCACGAGCGTATTCCGCCAAAATCACCAAATATGAATGCTTACATCGAATCTTTTCATGCCACATTGGAACGCGACGTATTGGACAAGACGTCGTTTGAAACATTCGAAGCAGCGTACCAGGCAGTGCGGGACTACATCGAATTTTACAACGCACGTCGGATGCACGGCAGCTTAGGGAAGCGTTCACCGGCAGCATTCATGAACTGGTTAAAAGGTACCAAAGAAGACCTCAAAAAATTCGATCGTGTGCTGTAA
- a CDS encoding transposase, producing MRRRNRTFEAIRHQAAREALSGIKPAIVARKYEVTSGTIRSWVKEFQETHGDDAIPTFSERAADEQRYLELEEKHARAMKVLGEKELELEILRELIKKKNPLSMTN from the coding sequence ATGAGGAGACGTAATCGCACTTTTGAAGCTATAAGACATCAAGCAGCTAGGGAAGCTTTATCTGGTATAAAGCCAGCTATTGTTGCACGTAAGTACGAGGTTACATCTGGGACCATACGCTCTTGGGTGAAGGAGTTTCAAGAAACCCATGGCGATGATGCCATACCTACATTCAGTGAACGCGCCGCAGATGAACAACGCTATCTTGAACTCGAGGAAAAACATGCCCGTGCTATGAAGGTCTTGGGCGAGAAAGAACTTGAACTCGAGATTTTGCGTGAACTTATAAAAAAGAAGAACCCTCTCTCGATGACAAACTAG
- a CDS encoding phosphatidylglycerophosphatase A family protein: MSQPNVYRLNSKEVARATEEWLTKRGVTKEQIGQLVMLLQKDYFPDLTLAECVINVESVLSKREVQNAVLTGIQLDMLAEEGKLLPPLQNMIAHDEGLYGCDEILALSIVNVYGSIGFTNFGYVDKLKPGVLRKLNDKNSGEIHTFLDDIVGAIAAAASSRIAHRNQAERETIEEALEEGKE; this comes from the coding sequence ATGTCCCAACCGAACGTGTACCGTCTTAATAGCAAGGAAGTAGCCAGAGCGACGGAAGAATGGCTAACGAAACGTGGAGTGACCAAGGAACAGATCGGACAGCTGGTCATGCTGCTGCAAAAAGATTATTTTCCTGATCTAACCTTGGCAGAATGCGTTATTAACGTGGAATCGGTATTATCTAAGCGTGAGGTTCAGAATGCTGTACTTACGGGTATCCAGTTAGATATGCTGGCGGAAGAGGGCAAGCTCCTTCCCCCCTTACAAAATATGATAGCCCACGATGAAGGCCTTTACGGCTGCGATGAAATATTAGCTCTAAGTATCGTTAATGTTTACGGAAGTATCGGATTCACGAATTTCGGCTATGTTGATAAGCTTAAGCCAGGCGTGCTCAGAAAATTAAACGACAAAAACAGCGGTGAAATTCATACTTTCCTTGACGACATCGTTGGCGCTATAGCTGCAGCAGCTTCTAGTCGTATCGCTCACCGCAACCAGGCGGAACGCGAAACGATTGAAGAAGCTTTGGAGGAAGGCAAAGAATAG
- a CDS encoding GerMN domain-containing protein has translation MMRTMEKRNKMFRRWGAILLLVPLLSGCSLASTSKKEGAESIDPPQSAIEQTLTQGDGSLSNSSQDIVTVYLLDRNGYLAPMSLRLDSEQTSSQSSSQSSPAEKAIAWMTAKKQLTDQLPRGFSAILPEGTKVSSVEIDKSAETISVDFAAPFPNLVASQERKVIEALVWTLTELPGINKVKLSIAGKPIQSLPSSGLPVDHVLTRGVGINVEAAKGIEINRSMAVTLYFSAHSTDGDGYFVPVTRLITRQADPAKAALEQLIQGPQNTKALNPVLTSDMTIEKLSQMADTVNVSLNDAGWMPKSPIPSEMMEALVLTLTEVTGAPQVRVVMNGDDSLVDSDQRSYASPVTRPTNVNTLSR, from the coding sequence ATGATGAGAACGATGGAGAAACGCAACAAAATGTTTAGAAGATGGGGTGCTATTTTGCTGCTTGTGCCCTTGCTGTCGGGATGCAGCCTAGCATCAACATCCAAGAAGGAAGGGGCAGAAAGTATAGATCCGCCGCAGTCCGCTATTGAGCAGACTCTAACTCAAGGAGACGGCTCTTTGTCAAATTCTTCACAAGACATAGTGACTGTCTACTTACTAGACCGGAATGGTTATCTTGCCCCGATGTCCCTGCGACTAGATTCAGAGCAAACGTCTTCTCAATCATCTTCTCAATCGTCCCCTGCCGAGAAAGCCATCGCTTGGATGACTGCGAAGAAACAATTAACGGATCAGCTACCACGTGGATTTAGTGCGATTTTACCTGAAGGGACAAAGGTAAGCTCTGTGGAGATAGACAAATCCGCAGAAACAATTTCGGTTGACTTCGCAGCTCCATTCCCTAATCTCGTTGCTTCGCAGGAGCGTAAGGTCATCGAAGCGCTTGTATGGACTTTAACGGAGCTGCCTGGAATTAATAAGGTAAAGCTGTCCATTGCAGGAAAGCCGATTCAATCGCTTCCGTCCTCTGGTTTGCCAGTCGACCACGTGTTGACACGCGGAGTAGGTATAAACGTGGAAGCAGCGAAAGGCATAGAAATCAATCGCTCAATGGCGGTCACCCTTTATTTTTCAGCCCACTCTACTGACGGCGATGGTTACTTCGTTCCAGTTACAAGGCTCATTACTCGCCAAGCAGACCCTGCTAAGGCAGCACTTGAACAGCTTATTCAAGGACCCCAAAACACGAAGGCATTAAATCCGGTCCTAACATCTGACATGACGATAGAAAAGCTTTCCCAAATGGCAGACACCGTGAATGTTTCTTTAAATGACGCAGGATGGATGCCTAAATCACCGATTCCTTCGGAAATGATGGAGGCGCTAGTGCTCACTTTAACGGAAGTAACGGGTGCGCCGCAGGTACGTGTCGTCATGAATGGGGACGATTCATTGGTTGACTCAGATCAACGCTCCTACGCTAGTCCTGTCACTCGTCCGACCAATGTGAATACTTTATCGCGCTAA